The region AATTTGCAAGGCCAAGCAAATCCAGAAACTAGTTCAGAGTTCCTGGATTCTCCTAAGTATTACAACTTCATAAGAAATAATTTggtcatatatatatacacagcCAATGTAATATTTTAACACACACACTCAGTTAGAACTGTAGAGCTTGAAGCTTACAAGTCTCTCACAGCATTTAGACTAATATATGCTCTATACTGTATACAAATTTGAGAACAAACAGACCTAACTCAATCTTAAAACCTCAAATTGGGATAATTATTACTCCGGAATACATTAACCATGTGTGACTTGTTTAAGAGAGCAATTATAGTAACTGTACCATATCTGCACTTCAGTCATTTCAGCCTAATTCCCAAATGATCTAACTCATCAATCAACTTATGTCAAGTTACTCTGGATTTTTTAAGACATGGAGAAGCTTTATCATCAATTGGCCATAGATAATGTGTATCTTGAATACATAAACATGAACGATTCGTTTTGTTGagcaagaaatacaacatgaacgttgagaaagttcctttcaaTTAGTGTCATTCTTATATTGTTCCaatcttatttttttcaatatattGGTCCAATCCAAGTGAAGAAATTGAGGGTTGCCTGCAATAGACAGTGTAGACAGTGAGGCCCACGAGGCGGAGAGAGGACCATACTCCAAACACGTCACTCACAGGCCCAAACTCCTTGGTGGTATTTTTTTTGgtgcaattattatttttagcttaaataagttttggaTCATGTAACATATATCTTATTTTCGAATTTAGTCATTGTTAAGGAAATTATTTTTCATCCCTCAAAATTTACAATTTTCATCCTTGACACCctttaaaattatgatttttatttttcatctttGACATTAATTTTTCTATTAAAGCATAACTCCGCGTGGACATCTCATATGATATTTATTTTACTTGAGTAAAATATTACACAATGTTGCCGCAATCGTAGAGGAAGTGGGGTATGACTATGACGTTGCTCTATTCAACTGTTGTTAGAAGGGAGGCGACCTTGTGAAGATAGAGAGGTTCCAAAGTTGTAGTGCAGCAACCATGGCTGTTATgaagagtgagtgagtgagatcTTTCGAGGGAATGCTGGGTGCTTCCCCTGGTTTCTTTTGAAATATGGAAGTGGAGAAGGTGGAGCATGAGGTTCATGTGACATGTGTATTATTGCAtggaataaaaatatttaaaatgagcCATGTGTAATAGTTGTGTGGACTTATGTTTGACTTAGATGAAAAAAACTAATGTTAGAAacgaaaaataaaagtaaaaattttAGAGTatctaaaatgaaaaatattacatggactaaattaaaatttgagGTTATTTTAAAAGTGTCAAACACTTATTTAAGTGTAAAAAGTTGATATAAAAACTTAAGTATAATAACCTAAAAAAAGAAtagtaataaaataaattcacaAGATAAATGTACAACTAAGGCATAACCTCAAGAATAAGTATAGTGGAACATGACAATGTCTAGTTGAACATACGGGCTATTTGAACCTAATATGCTTTGAATTGGGGGAACGAAGACTCTTGCAATGTGTTGATTTAGTGATAAATaagtattttgatttttctgaTATTATAAACAGATTTTGATGATTGGGTATTTTCATATAACATGATAATGTTaagtaaaatattttatttatgtttttgataaatatttaaaagattcacatatttaaatttaatatttgataTATATAAAGAGATAGACTAAAAATTTCAACATGATGAGAGAATCTAAAGTCTAAACTGAAACTGTAAAGAAGACGGAGAGTGTGTGAACTGTTCGAGTTCGGCGTGTCGGATAAACAAAATCAACAAGACAaaacttgttgttgttcttcttctcagatcgtGTTGAGTTTTGAGAATGGACAACCAGGTTAAAGTTCGATGCCAGAGGATTGGTTGCGATGCTGTCTTCCACGAGGACGATAATCCCGAAGGTTCCTGTCAATACCACGATTCggtactctctctctctcaaacaCACACATGCCCTTGGTTGAATTGCACTGCCTGTTAACTGATCTATTTGTAAACTGGGTtgctttcaactttcaactctGTTCTTCCAGCTTTTAACAATTTGTTATCTATCCTAGTAGTTCGGTGTGTGTTTGGAAGCCTCGTGTATTTTCACATTGAGGGAGAAGTGATTCTGGGTTGAGCTACTCCTTGTGGCTTTTATGGGGGGAGAAGTGATTCTGGAAGGCTTAAATGGGAAGCCAATTATGCTATTAGTACCTGAAGTTGTGCCTGTTCTTTTTAGGCTATTATAATGATTTGTTAATTCAGCTGAAACAAGTAGGGCTAATGATCTCACAAGGCAGCTACATTATATCTAGTATTTTGGCcaataattcatatataaaagAGCGTGTGAGCTGCTCACTTTTTAATGTGTGTTAGGGGTGAATCTGGTTGAGAATCGATTTCATTGTCTTTCAACTCTTTATAGTGTTTTTGTGTTACTATTACCCCGAACGTAAACATAAATCGAATTTTAACTGGACCAAGGAGTCAAGCTCCTTTCACATTATGTTATGTGCATCaaacatgtttttctctttagcTTGGCTTAGAAAACGTGTGGACGGTAAACCAAACATGCTTTTACACATCTGTGTGGAAGCATATGTTTTAAATGTGATGGCTTTTCACTCTCTTAAGTCTTGATTGAAAGTGTACTATTACTACTATATACACATACATTGTAGGTCCAAGAATTTAGAATGAGAATTCTCAGTATCACTTTTGGGGGAGGATATGTGGTACCACAAAAATGATAGATTTTCTTTGTCTTTGAGCCCTGTGGTCTCTAGTCCAATATTGGGATTTTATTGATGATCTTGTAGTTTGGTTGGGTGACTTTGTGCACAAGAAAGCAAAACTGACTTAGCTACTTGGTAATATCTTTTTGTCAATAACCAATGCTTCATCTGTTGATTACATTTTTCCCTTAATTATTTGTTAAATTGATTCCACTTTCCTGTATATGTTGTTCATTTTTCCATAGTGTTTTCTTTTAGGTTCTTGGTGTTGTTTAGCTCTGGTCTTTGACTACTGTGTTCAGGTTTTGTCACTAGCGCTGTAATGCTTCATTGTAACTTTGCGAAAGCAATTATCCCTATCTGCTTCGCGAAACAGTATTTACATTTACAGCATAAACGATTAGGCTTTTATTGTATGAATTTAAAAGTGAGCAGCTCTTATGAAAAGCTATTCTAATTTTTGCTTAAAAGTGGTTCTTAGATAGTTATCCCTGTTAGGTTCTTACACTAGAATGTTTTACAACTTGATGTTTTTGTTTAGTGGCCCTATTCTACACTCTATTGATTCTTACCAGATTTTTTGTTTGAATATGGAGAATTATTGGGTTTTATGTTATGTATACTATACTAAATGCAATATCAACATCTGAGGACTCTTGCGGCATAATTTTTATTTGTGTCAATAAGCTTTGATAACATTGTTTTGCTAATATCATCACTAACGTAATGATACTTCTGAACTGAGtaaaaatttgaatttgttGTTATATCATTCTGTTGATTTATGACTCAACATCCTGATGGGATCTTACTGATTCACTTTCCAATTGGCATCTTTGggacttggattcaatgcttgGGCATCTTCATTTGATCAGGGAGTAAGTCAATGGCTATTGATCTATTTCTTCACATAGTTTCTATGAAGATTAGTCATCGATTTATGCATTGATTAAGCTTCCACTTTAATTTCCAGCCTTTATTTCACGATGGGATGAAAGAATGGAGTTGTTGCAAGAAGAGAAGCCATGATTTTAGTTTGTTTTTACAAATTCCTGGGTGAGATATCTTCTAAATTCCTTTTCTCTTGTCTCCTCTTTTAGAATGTGAAGATTTAGTCTGTAGTCTACTGGTCAATTTGGAAATATTCACTTTTATTAGTAGAATGTATTAATACGTCAGAGTTGAATTCATGTTGGGGAGAAAGCTAAAGGAGTGTAAAGATGTGTAATCAAAATTTGCATGGTGGAGTATGGATATTGAACCCTAAATAACAAAAACTTCATTTACCACTTCTGCATGGGTTGTTTTCTGCAAATTTAGATCAACTTCAAAGTAAAATTACCACTGCTGACTTATTATATTTCAAAAACAATGAATAAACTGCATCAGTCCGTTCTTCATTGCCAATTCATACTTTGAAGGTGCTTCTGGTGGCAATAAATGCTCATTGGGGACGATATGGATTTCTTAAGACTGAATATTCACTCCTTGATAGATATGAGGTCGATCACCTTACTAAAAGATGTAAATAGTCTCTGAAAAGTGAAAAGCAATCAATTTAGCCCCTGCAAGATAAAAGTTATGTTTGAACGACGAAATATGTGATAAATTTTAGTCTTTGGAAGGACTAAATTGAATATTTTTCATCTTTCATGGACTATTTTACCTATTTCTGTAGTTGAGAGACTGAACTTAGTAACTTACTGACTCTAAATTTTTCAGGGACCAAAACCATTCAGTAATTTCTAAATGTAAGATTAGTGAAATGGAAATTAGAAGAGGTGAACACCTAGCAATAATTATTGCCCAAGTTTTCTTATAGCTTTTTCTTGTGAAATTATCTACTGGTCCTCAGGAGATTGAGATTTTCTGCTTAAGGTTGATTTTCTTGTGTCTAAATATCTATGCTGGACCTTTATAGTATCAGTCTTGTACTATGTTATAAGTATAAGCAGAGGTTGAATTTTCCAAATACGGTTTATTGGTTTTCATGATGCTAGTGGTGAAACAGCTTCTTTTGCATGCGTAATCCTTGgaacaaaaaaaacttaattacaCCTGTctgttattttaaattttattgcgGTGCTCCCTTTATTTGTTATCAATTATttccttttatttctttttgtaatCAAGATGTAAGACAGGAAAACATACAACAGAGAAGCAAGTAATTGCACCAGTTAAGAAGAACCCTGTGCCCACTCCAACTGCAGCTCCTTCAACCAATGCATCAGCGAAGGACTCCTGTTCGAGGTGTCGGCAGGGTTTCTTTTGCTCAGATCACGGTATTCATTTGTCGGCATTCCGCACTATCAGTCCTTTTGTTAGTTATTTTGAGCACTAATTCCTATACCATGCTTAGGCTAAGTTTTCTTCTACTGAACTTCTCTCCTATCTTTTAGGTTCACAAAGCAAAGCTGTGAATATTGTTGGAGACAAATCTGTTAATCGTGCTGGAGATGCCCCTGCTGTAAACAGTTCCATTGTTCAGGCTCCGAAACCTCCTAAGAAAATAGTTGATATAAATGAACCCCAAACATGCAAAAATAAAGGGTGTGGACAAACTTTCAAGGAAAAGGATAATCATGACACTGCATGCAGCTACCATCCTGGCCCTGCTGTTTTTCACGATCGAATGAGAGGGGTTGGTATTCTACATTCCACTGAATATTCTTTAGTTCTTCCCTTTTTTATAACATAAGGCTTGTAGTTCTGATATGATTCTGAGAACTACGTTCATTTATATTTTGCAGTGGAAGTGCTGTGATGTTCATGTAAAAGAATTTGATGAGTTTATAAGCATTCCTCCATGCACAAAGGGATGGCATAACGCTGATCCAGATTCTTGATCAAATGAAGTCACCAAAGGAGTAGTTATTTTCTCACGGTTGCTGTTGCTTAATTTATAATGGAAAGTGTTGTTGATTATTGCAGTATTCGTGTCATTAATTATAACAAAACATCCCCTTTGAGAAGCCACTACATGAGGATTGATTACTGTGATATTAGATGTAGATTTGCTGTCATGGTTTGCTTGAATTTTTCAATCTGCTTTTGCATGACCAGTTTGGATCCATTTTATCTTGAAAGATGTTATGCCATGATTTTGTCTCAACAAAATGTTTGTTTTGCTTCAAACACAGCATTTGGCTGCTAGATATATTAAAATACATAAACCATCAACAATACAATTACAAACACTCATCATATACTACATCACatcacacacctcattttttctcactttctcacaTTTTATCTCATTATATATTACTTCTCTATGTTCTCTTTCTTAGTGTCTAAACACCTTGATCTTCTGCAAACATTTCTTTTGCCGACGTAGATGATATTGTTGTCGTTACTAATTAGAGATTTGTCTAAATGTTGTGTAGAATGTTTTGTCGAATTAAGATAGAAAGAATTAATTTTggtagaaaatatttttaattaaatcatttatttaggtaaaataagattttttgaaaaattatttgGAAAGAAATTCAGAGCAACATGGGCCTCTAGCTTCCTACGTGTGTTTAGAACCGTTTAGGACTTGCCCTCTTGTTCCAACTGTATTGGGCCATCGGGCCGTCAGGCTTAGTCTTGTTCATCAATGAAGTATGGATCTGTTGACCAAAAACTTGGGGATGTAGTTTTCAATTCCATTaaatattctttatttatttgagtaattattaattaaaaaattaataaaatgattTCTATCTACTATATTTAAGAGCAGAGCAGATGTCCGCAATGAAGAGACTAGACACTTCTAATCACCCTTCCACTCAGTGTTTCATCCATGGGTAGTTTATTTGTTTACTCTTATCTTAGAGTGGATGGTTAAATTGTCACGTGAAAAGATTGACACTTACAAATTAGTCCttgaaagaaggaaaaaaatacATTCAAAAGTCGGTGAATGTGTAATATGCCAGTTAAGATCCAATATTTTAGTTGACCAAATTTATTCGTTAAGATTAATTTGATCGACATTTTTacatatttaaaaacgtttaaacttattttcttcttctagagACTAATTCGTGAGACACAAGGACCAAGTTAATCATTAATTCCTGATTTTATTTGGACTTCCGCCATCTTTATGTACCAAAAGAATTATTAAGCGAGCTGCTGATTtatttaatcttaatttatgacagtttagttaattttaaaacGAAAAAGATACATGTACTGCCAAATAATAAGAAACTACTATGACACTGAATTTTATAATCTTTAGAAATCATCACAAAACAATAACGTTAGttattatttttctatcttTGTGACGGTCATTGACCGTCACAATGACCGTCACAAAATTGATGATAATAGTGTTCTATCACAAGTTGGTGATACAGAGGTATCTTGACCCATTTGAAAATTTTCGGTAGAGCATACTAGTTTGGTTGCACAACATGATCCAAAACATCCACAATTGGTATAGGAAGCACAACTAATTGAAAAAATGTGACTAGTAAAATCATTGGGTCAACTCCTCTAAAGTGAGTGATTCACTTATTATAAAGTAAGCCTTCATAATAATTAATCAAATTGTTTGTTTGAAAAGTTTATTAATTATAGGGTTAACTgttatattagtccctgtctttgtctcgccgtctgaggtaggtccctccccggaaaaaaaTTTGTCTGAAGTCCTCTTGTTTGAAAAGTGGTTGGAGCAGgccctcgccggagggcggagctccggcgagtgcatGTGTGGCTTGGTGACTAGGATTAATGAACCCACGtggcattaaaaaataaataaaaaataaaaatcaaattacaACTCAGAATTTTAAACCTAATTAACCTATTTCTAATTAACCCTAACTTAATTAACCAAAAACTAATTCCCCCCCCAAACTTAACCCAATTCACACCAAATCAACCCTACCCCCAAATCAACCCAATCCCAATCTGAAGTAACAGGGTTCTGCAACTACCATCGTCTACCATCGAATTCTTCGTCATCGTTCGTGTTCTCGCCGGTTCTCTTGCTCAGGCTCAGTCGCCGCTCATTGTGCTTCTTCAAAGTAAGTTTCgttcttcctctcctcttcaATAATGACATgtggttttgggtttggggtttTTGGTTCGTTGTTTTGGATTTATGGTTTTCCTGGGTTCTTCGATAATGGCATATGGTCCTATATTAGCATGCTTAGGGTTTTCGTCTACAATGACTTAGGGTGCAGGGATGGGTATGAGGGTTGCTATATTAGCATGCTTCACTGTTGCTTTCTGTGGTTGATAAATTTGTGATTTCTCAGGATGGTTTTTACACTGGTTGTGCGACATGGTGGTTGGTTTGGAAGTAGTCCTTACTGGCATTACTTCGGTGGTGCCAAAAGTGAGTTCCATGATCTTGATGAGTCTAAATGGTCCTACTCTAAGACTGTGGAAATTGTCAAAGGTCTTGGCTACAAAGAGTTTGATTTACTATGGCTTCCTGATGAGGATGTTGACTGACATGTTTTCAGGAATTACACAACAGATATGGATGCCAAGGAATTTGCTAAATATGCAGTTGGAAATGACCATGAAGGTGTTATATTTGTGGACAATCTATCCAAAGACCCTCTCACTCTACCTACTGCAttaaaggaaaagaagaaagatgcCAACAAGAATGTTAAGGTACAAAAACTAAGGGTGAGAAAGTCAGGTAGGTTGCAAGCAATGGTGAGACAAGGAAAAAATAAGGGACCTCCTGAAGTTGTAGAGTTATCTGATGATGAGCAATTTCCTAATGAAGTTGCAATGCTACAAAATGAAACTGTTCTCCCTGAACCTGTTCTCCCTGAAACTGTTATCTCTGAAACTGTTCTCCCTGAAGCTGTTCTCCTTGAAGCTGTGATTCCTGAACCCGTTATCCCTAATGTTGTGGACCCTGAAGTTGCAGTTCCTGAAGTAGTAGATGGGGTAGATGGTGATAAAGCTGGTGAGGATAaccaggaagaagaaaatgatgattctgatgtttCTAAAGTTGATAGGGTCGATGATAGTGAAGAAGAAAGGGATTTAGCAAAAAGGGAGGAAGTTACAAACCCAGGATTTGCTCAGGCTGAGTCCCTATTGAATGAGCACATTACTCAAATGCTTCAACAAACTGCAGCAGATAATGATGATGGGGAAAAGAGAGATGAGACAGATTTATGTGGAGGCTATGAGAGTGAGGACCTTGAAAGTGTCCCCACTGATAGTGAGCAGGAAGGGATTCCTAGGAGAAGGTTTGAAAGATTCAATGAGGATGACATGGGCCCAGATTTCAAATTCACATTGGGTATGGAGTTTATATCACTTACACAGTTCAAGGAAGCCCTCACTGACTACTGTATGAAAAATAACAGGGAATATAAATTCAAGAAGAATGACAGTAAGAGATGCAGGGTTGTATGCTTGAGTGATGGCTGTCCATTTGTGATCTTATGTAGCAAAGTTGGAAACAAACAGACTTATAGAATCAAAACTCTTAAGGGAGAGCACACATGTGCAAGGGTTTTTGATAATAAGTCTGCCAATGTTAGatgggtgaagaaaaatttGTTGAACAAAATCAGGACTGTAAACAAAATTAGCACAAATGAGATTGTTGATGATTTCAGGGTAAATCTGGGAATTGGAATTACCAGATACAGAGCTTGGAAAGGTAAGAAGTTGGCAACTGAGGAGGTTGATGGAGCTGTTGAAATGCAGTATACTTTGCTTTGGAGATTCAGCAATGAGTTGAGAAGGAGGGATGCAGGTAACACATGCAAAATCAACTTTGTGACACCAAGAGCTAGCTTGCATCCTAGGTTCCTCAGATTTTATATGTGCTTAGAAGGGTGTAAGAGAGGGTTTCTGGGGGGATGTAGGCCATTTATTGGCTT is a window of Lotus japonicus ecotype B-129 chromosome 5, LjGifu_v1.2 DNA encoding:
- the LOC130718626 gene encoding cysteine and histidine-rich domain-containing protein RAR1, coding for MKEWSCCKKRSHDFSLFLQIPGCKTGKHTTEKQVIAPVKKNPVPTPTAAPSTNASAKDSCSRCRQGFFCSDHGSQSKAVNIVGDKSVNRAGDAPAVNSSIVQAPKPPKKIVDINEPQTCKNKGCGQTFKEKDNHDTACSYHPGPAVFHDRMRGWKCCDVHVKEFDEFISIPPCTKGWHNADPDS
- the LOC130719954 gene encoding uncharacterized protein LOC130719954 — protein: MDAKEFAKYAVGNDHEGVIFVDNLSKDPLTLPTALKEKKKDANKNVKVQKLRVRKSGRLQAMVRQGKNKGPPEVVELSDDEQFPNEVAMLQNETVLPEPVLPETVISETVLPEAVLLEAVIPEPVIPNVVDPEVAVPEVVDGVDGDKAGEDNQEEENDDSDVSKVDRVDDSEEERDLAKREEVTNPGFAQAESLLNEHITQMLQQTAADNDDGEKRDETDLCGGYESEDLESVPTDSEQEGIPRRRFERFNEDDMGPDFKFTLGMEFISLTQFKEALTDYCMKNNREYKFKKNDSKRCRVVCLSDGCPFVILCSKVGNKQTYRIKTLKGEHTCARVFDNKSANVRWVKKNLLNKIRTVNKISTNEIVDDFRVNLGIGITRYRAWKGKKLATEEVDGAVEMQYTLLWRFSNELRRRDAGNTCKINFVTPRASLHPRFLRFYMCLEGCKRGFLGGCRPFIGLDGCHLKTKHGGILLSAVARDPNEEYFPLAFAVVESENKDSWRWFMELLMDDIDPTRSSRWCFISDQQKGLMEVFKEELLQGCDHRLCVRHLYANLKTKFGGGVLLRNLMMAAAKATYEEEWREKMQLIKEKNLLAFEWLMEKPTSSWCRHAFSIWPKCDVIMNRLLLVIKTGFYVIYVVLFAVTIWSKQQVHV